The Thermoanaerobaculia bacterium genome segment GGCGAACTTCGGCCGGTTGAGCTCGTCGAGGGCCGGCAGCGTGCCGAGGGTGGCGTACTGCAGCACGGTGCCGAGGAGGTTGTAGGGGTTGGCCGGGCAGCCCGGGATCGAAACCACGGTCTTGCCCTTGAGGATCTCGTGCGCGCCCACGGCGCCGGTCGGATTCGGGTCGGCGGAGGGAATGCCGCCCCAGGAGGCGCAGGAACCGATCGCGATGATCGCCCCGGCTTTCTCCGCGGTCTCGTTCAGCATCTCGATCGCCGTCTGGCCGCCGATCTTGCAGTAGATGCCGCCGTCCTTGGTCGGGATCGCCCCTTCGACGATCAGCACGTACTTGCCGGCGTTGGCCTCCATCGCGGCGTGGCGGCACTCCTCGGCGAGCTTGCCGGAGGGCACCAGGAGGGTCTCGTGGTAGTCGAGCGAGATCAGGTCGAGGATGAGCTCGTCGAGTGCCGGCGCCGTCGTGCGCAGCAGGGACTCCGTGCAGCCGGTGCACTCCTGGAAGTGCAGCCAGATCACCGAAGGCTTCTTGCCCAGGACCGCTGCCTCGGCGAACTGCTCCGCCACACTGAGCGGCAGGCCGACCGCCGCCGCCGCGAGCGTGCAGAACTTGAGGAAATCCCGCCGGCGCAGTTCGCGATCGAGCAGGCCCAACGACGCATGGGACGAGGGGGTTTCGGACAGCATTTTCGCCTCCCTGGCAGGTTCGCGCCGACGGGTTGGGAGCCGGAGCGGGGGATCGTTCCGCTTTCTATCGGCTATGGGTATGACGCAGAACCCCCACGAGGGTGGGTGCTCGTTCGCGATCGGGCGGCCGGCGGGTGGGCGACGACCCCTCCGGGCGGGTAGGCGGTTCCGGGCCGCCCTCGCTTAGCGTCAGCTTCACCATGCACGAGTACTCTCTGATCCGTGCCCTGCTCGACCGCGTCGACGTCTCGGTGCGGGAGCACGGGGCGACCTCGGTCGCCGCCCTGAAGGTGCAGATCGGCGAGGTCGCGGGCGTCGAGATGGAGCTCCTGGCCTCCGCCTTCGAGCTCGCGAAGGCCGGCACCTGCTGCGCCACCGCCGGGCTCGAGCTCGTCCGGGTCGAGGCGCGCTGGGAATGCACCGGCTGTAGAGTCGAAGCGCCGCGTGGCGGCGTCCTCAGGTGTCCCGCCTGCGGCGGCCCGGTGCGGCTCGCCGCCGGCGACGAGATCGTGCTCGAACGGATCGAGATGGAGGTTCCCTGACCATGTGCGACGACTGCG includes the following:
- a CDS encoding hydrogenase small subunit, whose translation is MLSETPSSHASLGLLDRELRRRDFLKFCTLAAAAVGLPLSVAEQFAEAAVLGKKPSVIWLHFQECTGCTESLLRTTAPALDELILDLISLDYHETLLVPSGKLAEECRHAAMEANAGKYVLIVEGAIPTKDGGIYCKIGGQTAIEMLNETAEKAGAIIAIGSCASWGGIPSADPNPTGAVGAHEILKGKTVVSIPGCPANPYNLLGTVLQYATLGTLPALDELNRPKFAYGQTIHEHCPRRAHFDAGRFALEYGDAGHREGWCLYRLGCKGPATHANCSVNHFNEVVGAWPIGLGHPCFGCTEQALAFRVPLHDTVPIDRPTPPDTYPPIHAPQGGVSPIATGVAGLVGGAVVGAAWMAAKKLGDDEPKPKN
- a CDS encoding hydrogenase maturation nickel metallochaperone HypA; translation: MHEYSLIRALLDRVDVSVREHGATSVAALKVQIGEVAGVEMELLASAFELAKAGTCCATAGLELVRVEARWECTGCRVEAPRGGVLRCPACGGPVRLAAGDEIVLERIEMEVP